Below is a window of Leishmania major strain Friedlin complete genome, chromosome 29 DNA.
CTCACTTTTTTGGTCACGTGCGCAATCACCGCAGTGGCGGTAGGGGCGCTTCGGTGCAGGAAGGTGATGATGAAAGGGAAATCTGACATTGCACTCCAAACAGACGAGGCGCTGTCAATTCCTTTGAATGGCTCTGTCATTCTGTTCTCGGTGTACGTTTCCTTGCGCTTTATTCCGAAGGAATACTTCAACATCCTGATTTCCTTCTATCTTAGCTTGATTAGCGTCTTCGCTCTTCACATGTTCGTGAAAGGGTATATCAAGCCCAATATTGTCACCGGACTGATCTGCGTAGGAACCGGGTGCGCCAGCTTTTTTGCTCAGAACTGGATCGCAAGCAACATACTGGCCTTTTCTATCGCCGTCACAGCTCTTGAAAGGCTTCCTGTGAATGGGTTCACGACCTCTTTCATTCTGCTGATTGGCCTCTTCTTCTACGACATCTTCTGGGTATTTGGGTCGGACGTCATGCTGATCGTGGCGACCAGCATCGATGGACCAATAAAACTCGTGTTTCCTCAGACGATCTTTGGCGACTGCTCCAAGAAAAGCCTCCTTGGACTCGGTGACATCATTGTGCCTGGCCTTTTTATATGCCAAACACTGGTGTTCTCGAAGGACTATGTGAAGAGGGGAAGTCTGTACTTTGTCACGTCGATGGTCGCGTACACCCTGAGTCTTGTGAACACTATGGCTGTTATGCTGATTTTCCAACATGGCCAGCCAGCGCTCCTCTTCATTGTACCATGGCTTCTCGTCACATTCTCTGCTGTCGCTGTGTACAACGGGGATGTCAAGGCGGCATGGAGCTTTGATATTCTTAGTGTCTTCACAATCTCTTCAGAGGAGTCAGCGCCGGGTGACCCGCATGCAGAACAGGAGGTATCCCTCTCCACGTTTGTCTGCGAGGCTGCTTTGGACCTTTTCGGATTTGCAAAGGAGGATTCGGCGGCGGAGAGCAAGACGGCGGAGtcgaaggagaagaaggaggcgTAGGGATGAGGAGACAGAATGTCGACGCGCGATGGGTCACCTCCGCGTGCGTGGCGCCTATTCCTCCatccgtttttttttttcgcacaTGGGCGCAACTAACTGAACAAAAGGAGCGAAATTGTGTTGATACCAAACTAAAAGCCTCTCGGCAATGGCACTGAGAGGCTGGAATATTTCCACGGTTTGGCGAGTGCACGAGTATCAGATACAGACAACTACGAACACACGCGGCGTAGCCCTGGAACGAGCACCTGTTTCAGTGCCCCGCATAAGGTAGCTGAACTGCCGAGCACGACTCGCTGCTTCTGCCTTTTCCTCACACCATCTTGATTAAGAGGCCCTTTCCATTATATGTCGACTCTTGCCCTCGCTCAATGGTGCTGCTTTGATTGTGACAGCTAGATAACATACGCACAAAGGAAAAACGCATTACACTCTCAAAATTCTGATCATAGTCACATacttctcttttttttttacaCATCGTATTCACACCCATCGCGATTCTGTACCACTGCTGCCCCACTTGCTTGGACTTTTTTCATCAGCAAGACTTCTGCTGGATAACGGGTGGCGGGGAAATGCTGCGGAATACCCTTGTGCGCCGCGCCAATGCGCAGGTGGCGAAGTCGACAGCGAAGGTGTCTAGCGCGTCCACCCAGCGAGTCGCGAAGAGGCCACCAAAGGTGAAGTATTACATGGGTATCGCCTACGAGGGCCTGCGCCACGTGTATCATGGGTTTCGACTTTTCTTCATCAACACACGCTTGGCCTGGAAGTACTCGCGCCAGCTGAAGAAAGGTGTCGCTCTCACGAGACGCGAGCGACTTCTCTTGGAGAGCTCAACCAAGGATCTATTACGGCTGGTGCCGTTTAGCTTCTTCATTGTGGTTCCTTTTGCCGAGCTTCTTTTGCCGGTCGCATTAAAGATGTTTCCTGGGCTTATTCCGTCGACCTTCGAGTCGGAGTCCCAGGGGCGCAACCGCCTGTACGGTGACGCGATGAAGACACTGCGTGCTCGTCAGCGCGCGATGGACTACCTGTCTGCCACAGCGTTGACCACATTTGAcaaggagcagcaggaggtGATCCGACGTGCCGTTATGGGTGACTCAATCGCCCCCAAAGACATCCGTCTGGTGGCGCCGTACTTTGGCCATGATGGACCGTTTAGTGTCTTCAAAGTCCCGGACAACATCGTAGTTGGTCTCGGTCGGACTGTCGGGGTCTACAAATGGTATcactccctcctccccacacgCGTGTTGTCTCCTATTATGCGGCGCTCAATCATCCGCCGGTACCACGAGGCTCGCGAGGATGACCGGCTCATCCGCCTGGAGGGGCTTGACGGCATGAACAACGACGAGCTTGTCAAGGCCAACCAAACACGCGGCATGCGGTGGACAGAGGGAACTGAGACGCTCCGAGTACAGCTGGAGTGGTGGAACTCTCTGGCGCAGGATGACAGTGTCCCATACAACACGCTCTGGTGGATCAAGCCGACTCGATATAGCATTCGTAAGTCCATGAACAACTTGCCagtcgagcagcggcggcagctttTAGGTATCCAGAATCTGCCAGAGACGGTTCGTGCGAGTCTCGAAACGTTATGTGAGACTGTCGACACGATGTCTTCCATTAGCGACGAGCCAAACAGTGCAGACAAGCTTGTGGAGAAGATTGAAAAGATCACCTCTTCTGCTGAGAAGAGCGACTCTGACATTGGTTTCGAGGGTCTGCAGGAAGCCGTCGGGGCCTACCTGACGGAAGAAAACGTGAAGAGGATGTTCGAAAAGTTGAGCAAAAAGAAGCTTCCCGAGGAGAGCGTGGTGGTCTCGGATGTCATCGAGTGCATCGGCCAAGAGACGCACAACTCTAGCCACGTTGTGTCGACAGTGTTTGACGCGTTCGACTACGGCGCCGGCTCAAAGCCCATCACTGAGAAGGCTCTTTTGGGTATCGGCGCACGTTGCCGAAAGGCGGtgaggccgccgcccgcgccgaaggcagcagaggaaaaACCAAAGAGTACATCCACGGAAGAGAAGTCCATagaggcggcaccgcctggcaAGAGGTGATTACACACATGTACGCACTATCCTTGGAGGAATCACCTATATTGAGCAAAGGAGCAAGAACGAACAACAGCACcatctgctgcttctcttcgcTTTGTTGTCTTTTAGCTCCTATACCAAATGGCTACCGCATCACACCAGCTCGACCCACTTAATCTCATGTGATAACATATCGGTGTGCTCTTTCGTGTGCTCTTTTCATAGAGCCCCTTCTCCACTTCTCTCAACCGCAGTAAGATAAACGGGGAAAGGCCGAAGACTGGGAATTCAAAAGACTTTGTTCCTTTGCGgtgtttctctttctcgcccTTCTTTTTTCGCTATTGCTTCTTTTGCGTCACCCATGCCTTGcttccccctttcctcctttCTGTTCCTTTGCTGTCTATGATTGTGGATGACATTGATGTGATTGCTGTGTTgatgtgtgcttgtgtctgTGCATACTTACGAGAGCGTCATGTATACACTCCGTCCAACACACCTTTCCGTTTTTTctgggagggagagggaagaatCCTAGCACGTGCCTGCGCGCACCGTGGCGCCACTCAATTGTGTTTTTGTGTATGCGACGTCTGCGGTTCTGGGAGTCACAGACAGCGTGTCGGGCGAGAACAGGGTGACTCTCAGCTGTCGCAAATGAGCGCTGCGAACTATCGATGCCGGTTGCACAGCCGTGCTGTTTCGTGAATGCGACAGCGGTGAGGAGGTTCCACGTTTGCAGTCCCTACAAGCATGCCTTGCTCCTCGTCGCGCGTCCAAAAGAACAAAGCGCTTTGCGCACCGCAGCATCTTCCCTCTTGTTCTacctcttcccctcttcaAGCCGAAGCTTGGCGGAATGAGAGCGTTGcgcttgctgctgttgcgttGCCATTGTCGCCAGATGTGTGGCCCCCCTTTTTGGCTCTCTTTGTGCTCATCCACCCCCCTTCGCGACGGTTGTCGACTGAGTCGGAGCGGACttgagcagcggtgccgaaACGGAGACGCGCTCGGAAGCCGTGCTGACGGTGAAGTACCTCGGCACGACGTGTGGTGGATGCATATGTGATGCCACCACTCCTTGACCTGCCGTCTTAATTTTTGCTTGCGTTGTGCCCTGGCTTCACTACGCTGCCCGTTGCGTACACGTCGCGACCGTCATGAGACGTCTTCTTTCGCACTCTTTTTCGAGGAATAGATGATGAGGAATGAGGACTTCGGCTTGCGACTACTCTCTACAGCCTTATCTTCTTTTCTGGCGCCTTCTTTGACGTGTTGGGCGAAGTCTATGGAGCTCTTCATCCCCTCAACCCCCCTCCTAAACCCCTTTCCTCACTTTTGCTATAAACACAGCGTTTTGGGTTGCTTTGTGCTGGGTGAGCCTCAGAACATAGCAAGGAAAAAAGAGCAGAAATCGagtgcagcgcctcgcttcTGCTCTCAAGTGCGCGTGTCTTACCACCTCATCCTTCGTCTTTGCTGTTGCTCTCCCTTTCTGCGTTCCCATGAACAGCTGTAAAGCTATCTTGCCCCTTCCTCTGTCGCTTTGATCGAGGTGGAAGGGAGaacgacagagagagggacgatGCACAAAGGAGCAGAGGACATCGCGCAGAGGGTGCGGCAAAGAGCACCGTCTTTCATTGGCGTGCCGCCTGGTGCGCATCATGTTGCGTGTTTCACTTTAACATATCTCTTTGTATTTTCAAACAACAAACGAGCTTTGATGAAACGACCGCGTTACCGTGTCGGCTGTCTACAGGATGTGATTCTCACGGATGGCACACATTACAGCTGAGGCGCGGCGAAAGGGTTATGTTTCTCCGATTTGTCGCTTGGCTGTAGGTAAactgctgcgcgctgccgtacgTATGCGTCAATGAGTGACGCGGAAGTCGTTCCAAATACTTCAGTGGCAGGTGTTTGTTCATTGTTTTTGGCTGCAAGGAGAGTTTGCAGCAGCATACTAGTATGCTTTTATTCCGATCacttccctctttcttcctctttcctcAGTCACATTTGCCCATCTTCTCGAATGATTTTCGAAAGCACGCCTTTAGTGGGCAACCCTACCGCGAAATCCTACCCATCTGCCGACGGGCGATTGTATGGGCGAAGCTTTAACGCCGATGACTATGACGCCGAAGTGCAAGGGCAGCGCATGAGGCAGTACTATCACTCTGTGTTTCGCTCTGATGGCATTGACGTGGCTGTGCGTAACGtcgctgtggtgcagcaaCCCTGGCTGCAGCACTTCAATCCCAATGGGCGTCGCGGCCGTATTTGCTGCCAGGCTGTGTCCGCCCACTTCAGGCGAGGAAGGCTGCACGTGGTGGCCGATGTGGACGGTAttgctgcggcgtcgctgaTGACGGTAATAGCAGGGCGAGGCACACAGGCGTCAGGGGATATCTGGGTCGGTGATGCGACTGTCGACGCGCAAACTCGACTGCGCCTCATTGCCTACGTGGGAGCCGAGTCCCTCTTCGTCCCTCTCCTGTCAGTGAAGGACAATTTGTGGTTTGTAGTGCATCTTCACTGCAAGGAGCAGCGCAGTTGGACGCGAGAGCTGGTGCTAGCCGCCGCCAACTTCGTCGGTCTCGATCTCGGCAAGAAAGTTGCAGACCTCTCACAGTCGGAGAAGTTCCGCTTGCAGGTGGCGCTTGAGCTCGTGCTGGACTCACCGGTGCTTTTCTTTTCATACCCGTTTGACGCCATGGGTCTGGTAGAGCAAAACGAGTGCACCCAGCTTCTCTCCCGACTCTGCGTAGACGTGATGAAAACGGTGGTGCTGAGTACGCGATCGATGCCCATGCCCCtgcacagcgctgccgaCACACTCCTCCTATTTGGCGCGGGGGGAGTGGTGCTGTTCTCCGGGAAGTGCCAAGACGCCATATCATACTTCAACTCCCTTCGCATACCGAGGCACATACCGCAGCCGCTTTGGAAAGGAGTGCTAAGTCATGACGCGGACGCACAAGCTGCCGAGGAGGATCTGAGGACTTTCCACGCGCCCTCGCTCCCCCCTTCCGATTCCAGCCCCTTTTCACAAAGGGGTATGAATGCGCCAGGGAGTCGCTTGTACTCAGTCATatgcacgccgccgcgactTTCGTCGCGCGTTTTTCTGATGGATGACCTGAAtggcacgccgccgccgccgccgctctaCTGCCGTGCGGCTGAAAGGGGCAGTGCGTCAACCAGCGCCGTTGTGGAAGTGGCGACCAGCGGAGACCTGATGGACTTGGCGGTGGAGTGGGCCGAGAGTGAGTCGCAGACCATGTTCTACGCCGCTAAGTACTACGACTCACGTGTGCATGTGGCTCTCCTTTCGTCGCTGGACCCTGCCAACGCTGGAAGTGCTGCCACAACGCACAccccgcctcccccaccccgtGCACTACCACATGGCGTCTGGCGTTTTGGTGTGCTGCTCAGGTACACGCTAAAGCAGATTCTGGCGGATGCTGAGCTGCTGTTGGGCGTTGCGTTCCTTTCCATCGGGCTGATCGTTCTCACTGTCGCAGTGCACTCGCAGCCAGAGAATCAAGGCGGCATGTACAACATCCGCGGGCTCATCTTTATAGCATTTGTGCTTGTCCTTTTTTCAAACCTTGCCGCGATCGAGAGCATGCGTGATCAACTCCGCGTTGCTCTCGGCCACCGGAAGCGAAAGCTGTACGGGTCTCTGAGCTTTATCGTGTGTCTCTGCGTCCGCGTTGTGCTCATCCGTAGCGTCTACTTGGCCCTCTTCCTGCCATTTGTACTATTTGTCTTGCGCTCGTCTTACTCGCTGGCCATATTGGTTGGCCTCGTCACCTGCACTCACGCTGCGTTTCAGTATTTGATTAGTCTGCTTCCCTCGCGGCGGTGGGTGATGTGGGTCTCATACGCGTACTTTGGGTACAGCATCATTTTCTCAGGGTTTCTTCTGAACCTGCGCACACTTCCGCCCCTTCTCGGCGTTCTCAGCATCCTGCGGTGGGGATACGGTGCCGTGATCTATACTTGGCTGCATGGTAAATCATTCCAGTGCGATGGGGCCGGGAACACCTCCTACTGCTACACCGGCGACGACTATCTTGCCGTGGAGGGGCTGGAAAATGAGTCTGTCGCGTCTTCCGCCTTGATTCTCGCTGTTTCGGGTGCTTCCATGATGGCGCTTCTACTTTTCTTGTGGTCACTGAGGAGTGTCTAGTCCGTTTGAAgtccctgccgctgctctgcacgCATCGAAACATTGCACTCGCGTATACGTAAAGGGATGGAATGCCCACAAAGCGCTTGCCTTTTCAATTTTCGAATACATGAGGCGAAACAATGCTCGCAGACGCTTTGGACCCCCTTCCTTTTGCTTACACCAAATGACTCCTTGATGCCGTCATGCATCTGGCCTCGAAACAggggaggcgacggcgagtgTGCCACAGGGCCAACACAATCGATGCGCGGTGTTTCGCACTTCTCCTCGCTTATCCAAGTATGCATGTTGTCCAAATCGTTTGCCGTGGTACATCCAATTgattttttttcgtttttctcgACACCTTTTCTGCTTCGCGTACTTCTTTTCTTCATAGAGGTCACTGTTACTTGTTCGTCATCTGGGATCCACACTGCTTCTGCAAAGGCTCAAGGTTTCATTGACAAGCACCCATTGTTTCCCAGGAGGGCGCACGCTACCCACTGTCAGAGCACTCGTTGCCCATCcgcagaaaaagaaagggcCAGCGGTGCAGAATGGACGCCGCCAGGAAACGTCACAGAGGGAACGCGTCAGAAGCGGCAGCCAAAGGCGATGACGATGACTCGGCCGCGATCCCCAGACGTGAGGCACGGCACcacgcgcacggcagcaAAAGCGCCATCCCTTTCACATCTACCCCAGAGGAAGCGTGTGAGGATGACAGCGACTACGCTGTCCTGGTGAAACGgagcacggcgctgctggcaaAGCTCGGCCAGCGCAGTGTACTCGACAACTGCGCGACCCAAGAAACCAGCAGCACGCAAAAGGAGGCGACACAACCAATGACACTTCCATGTAGGTTCGAGAATCACAAGCTCAGCTTGTACGGTGTTTCTTGCTCTGCCGGCTCTCTTGTTTTACCCTTTGCCACAGCTGAGGGCATACAGCCCACAGAGCTAGCTCATCGCTTTACCAAGTGTACGCAAACGGAGTCATCAACCACTCTAGAAGCCCGCAAGAAGCTGCTAGCTACGGAGCTGAGTGAGCTCTACACGCTGTTGCATGTCTTTTTCTCGTGATAAGTTCGCGTGCTCGCGAGTTGCTTTTTTCCCCTTgctcttttcgtttctccACGGACATGCGCGCTGATGGAAGGCTCTGCCTTACTGCGAgcacctttctctctgctcATTGattttgctgctgctgtttaCGGCTCAGACACACTGCATCGATTCCTTGAATTCACAGTTAGCGATTCAAGCCGTGCCTGCGTGCATCCCCGCACGGCACCTGGGGCTGTTGTGCACCGGCAAATCGCCTTGGGACGCTTTCTCTATATGCCAGGAATGTTCTTTCCAGCACACGTTAACTGGTGGTGgctttatatatatatatatatatatgtttttttttttcgcttgcAAGTACCGCAGATCCTACGCCCGCTCCATTGGTTCCCCTTGGACCTTTGCTCatgctttccctctctcgtccCTGTCTCTTTGCTTTCTGCCTCGCTCTCGTTTTTCCGCCAGgctctctcttctgcgcGATGCCCGCGTCCTACTCAGTGGTTGTTTGTCTTCCGCTACACTGTCGcattttgtttttgttgaAAGCTTACGACAGGAATGAAAGAGGGATGGAGGATCTA
It encodes the following:
- a CDS encoding putative signal peptide peptidase (previous protein_id=AAZ09546.1), whose translation is MMKGKSDIALQTDEALSIPLNGSVILFSVYVSLRFIPKEYFNILISFYLSLISVFALHMFVKGYIKPNIVTGLICVGTGCASFFAQNWIASNILAFSIAVTALERLPVNGFTTSFILLIGLFFYDIFWVFGSDVMLIVATSIDGPIKLVFPQTIFGDCSKKSLLGLGDIIVPGLFICQTLVFSKDYVKRGSLYFVTSMVAYTLSLVNTMAVMLIFQHGQPALLFIVPWLLVTFSAVAVYNGDVKAAWSFDILSVFTISSEESAPGDPHAEQEVSLSTFVCEAALDLFGFAKEDSAAESKTAESKEKKEA
- a CDS encoding conserved hypothetical protein (previous protein_id=AAZ09547.1) produces the protein MLRNTLVRRANAQVAKSTAKVSSASTQRVAKRPPKVKYYMGIAYEGLRHVYHGFRLFFINTRLAWKYSRQLKKGVALTRRERLLLESSTKDLLRLVPFSFFIVVPFAELLLPVALKMFPGLIPSTFESESQGRNRLYGDAMKTLRARQRAMDYLSATALTTFDKEQQEVIRRAVMGDSIAPKDIRLVAPYFGHDGPFSVFKVPDNIVVGLGRTVGVYKWYHSLLPTRVLSPIMRRSIIRRYHEAREDDRLIRLEGLDGMNNDELVKANQTRGMRWTEGTETLRVQLEWWNSLAQDDSVPYNTLWWIKPTRYSIRKSMNNLPVEQRRQLLGIQNLPETVRASLETLCETVDTMSSISDEPNSADKLVEKIEKITSSAEKSDSDIGFEGLQEAVGAYLTEENVKRMFEKLSKKKLPEESVVVSDVIECIGQETHNSSHVVSTVFDAFDYGAGSKPITEKALLGIGARCRKAVRPPPAPKAAEEKPKSTSTEEKSIEAAPPGKR
- a CDS encoding ABC transporter-like protein (previous protein_id=AAZ09548.1) translates to MIFESTPLVGNPTAKSYPSADGRLYGRSFNADDYDAEVQGQRMRQYYHSVFRSDGIDVAVRNVAVVQQPWLQHFNPNGRRGRICCQAVSAHFRRGRLHVVADVDGIAAASLMTVIAGRGTQASGDIWVGDATVDAQTRLRLIAYVGAESLFVPLLSVKDNLWFVVHLHCKEQRSWTRELVLAAANFVGLDLGKKVADLSQSEKFRLQVALELVLDSPVLFFSYPFDAMGLVEQNECTQLLSRLCVDVMKTVVLSTRSMPMPLHSAADTLLLFGAGGVVLFSGKCQDAISYFNSLRIPRHIPQPLWKGVLSHDADAQAAEEDLRTFHAPSLPPSDSSPFSQRGMNAPGSRLYSVICTPPRLSSRVFLMDDLNGTPPPPPLYCRAAERGSASTSAVVEVATSGDLMDLAVEWAESESQTMFYAAKYYDSRVHVALLSSLDPANAGSAATTHTPPPPPRALPHGVWRFGVLLRYTLKQILADAELLLGVAFLSIGLIVLTVAVHSQPENQGGMYNIRGLIFIAFVLVLFSNLAAIESMRDQLRVALGHRKRKLYGSLSFIVCLCVRVVLIRSVYLALFLPFVLFVLRSSYSLAILVGLVTCTHAAFQYLISLLPSRRWVMWVSYAYFGYSIIFSGFLLNLRTLPPLLGVLSILRWGYGAVIYTWLHGKSFQCDGAGNTSYCYTGDDYLAVEGLENESVASSALILAVSGASMMALLLFLWSLRSV
- a CDS encoding putative A-1 protein (previous protein_id=AAZ09549.1), yielding MDAARKRHRGNASEAAAKGDDDDSAAIPRREARHHAHGSKSAIPFTSTPEEACEDDSDYAVLVKRSTALLAKLGQRSVLDNCATQETSSTQKEATQPMTLPCRFENHKLSLYGVSCSAGSLVLPFATAEGIQPTELAHRFTKCTQTESSTTLEARKKLLATELSELYTLLHVFFS